A genomic segment from Pelagicoccus enzymogenes encodes:
- a CDS encoding spermidine synthase, producing the protein MSFDYEELDYQPTELGDLMLRRRRLPQLGDLDIFEVKLGDYFLMSSLYHEAEWQLSKLGLAATEGEALDVVVGGLGLGYTAVSALEDERLASLVVVDYLKPVIEWHQRGLVPMGETLNLDERCRLVHGDFFGMSRDVSKSFDPLYPEKKHDAILLDIDHTPTNVLHQTNTRFYTEEGLRELATRLKPRGVFALWADGEPEADFTKHLQKVFAEAEAHKVVFANPVTKGESCGAVYVAKLA; encoded by the coding sequence ATGAGTTTTGACTACGAGGAACTGGACTATCAGCCAACCGAATTGGGAGACTTGATGCTGCGCCGCCGGCGTTTGCCTCAGTTGGGAGACCTGGACATTTTCGAGGTCAAGCTGGGGGACTACTTCCTCATGTCTTCGCTCTATCACGAGGCTGAATGGCAGCTTTCAAAGCTAGGCCTGGCGGCGACGGAAGGCGAAGCCCTGGACGTGGTGGTCGGGGGGCTTGGCTTGGGCTATACTGCGGTTTCGGCTTTGGAGGACGAGCGGCTTGCTTCCTTGGTGGTGGTGGACTACCTGAAGCCTGTTATCGAATGGCACCAACGCGGATTGGTTCCCATGGGCGAGACCTTGAACTTGGACGAGCGGTGCCGCTTGGTTCACGGCGACTTCTTCGGCATGTCGCGAGACGTCAGCAAAAGCTTTGATCCCCTGTATCCAGAAAAGAAGCACGACGCTATTTTGCTGGATATCGACCACACGCCGACCAACGTGCTGCATCAGACCAATACGCGATTCTACACGGAGGAGGGACTGCGCGAATTGGCAACGCGGCTGAAGCCGAGAGGCGTATTTGCGCTTTGGGCGGATGGAGAGCCAGAGGCCGATTTCACCAAGCACCTGCAAAAAGTTTTTGCGGAGGCGGAGGCCCACAAGGTTGTGTTTGCCAATCCCGTCACGAAGGGGGAATCTTGCGGAGCGGTCTACGTGGCCAAGCTTGCCTAG
- a CDS encoding zinc ribbon domain-containing protein has product MSFKPPGYCPNCGDYVEEGAAACESCGSCPETGWNEDSIYDGIELPEEFAPEKSDSRLLGTVISIGLVALLVYVFVFR; this is encoded by the coding sequence ATGAGTTTCAAACCGCCAGGCTATTGTCCCAATTGCGGTGACTATGTGGAAGAGGGGGCCGCGGCCTGCGAAAGCTGCGGCAGCTGCCCCGAGACAGGATGGAACGAAGATTCCATTTATGACGGGATCGAGTTGCCGGAGGAGTTCGCTCCCGAAAAAAGCGATAGCCGCCTTCTGGGAACGGTCATCAGCATCGGCCTGGTAGCTTTGCTGGTTTACGTATTCGTTTTCCGGTGA
- a CDS encoding DEAD/DEAH box helicase produces the protein MSEQEIEQKNSVRFADLSLSQPVQDALVDIGYETPSPIQAKAIPVVLSGRDLIGQAQTGTGKTAAFALPLLSMLDAKDEGPKAIILAPTRELALQVSEAISNYGRNLKKLGVTAIYGGTDFTRQFRALERKPAIVVGTPGRIMDHIRRGSLDLSRISHVILDEADEMLRMGFIEDVEWILEHTPAERQTALFSATMPPRIAAIAKKQLKDPVTVAIKASTATVSTVRQRFIKCNGMRHKIEVLGDLLETEERDAAIVFTRTKSAASEIADELASSGHAVEAIHGDISQGKREKAVSLLKEGKIDILVATDVAARGLDVDRISHVFNFDIPDDAEPYIHRIGRAGRAGRSGEAILLLTRRDFRKLRNIEDTTRQQMQPMPPPSRELIAQIRQTKLEKQIGEIIEEGKFNRERTSVTDALASLETDAETLAAALLKMLQAGKPRPSSSSASLDREPRRESRGARGDRDFDRGPRRERPIRDRDLDSPRSRPERAERPERRGEAPPPAGDIERYRVEVGHNHQVKPGNIVGAIANESGLDAKFIGRIEIYDDHSTVDLPKGMPKEVLKLLKKAWVSGQQLQMSRVGEKRRNHFDK, from the coding sequence ATGTCTGAACAAGAAATCGAACAGAAAAACTCTGTCCGCTTTGCGGATCTATCTCTAAGCCAACCGGTGCAAGACGCGCTCGTCGATATCGGTTACGAAACGCCGTCGCCCATTCAGGCGAAAGCCATTCCCGTCGTGCTTTCGGGCCGCGACCTCATCGGCCAGGCCCAAACCGGCACCGGGAAGACCGCCGCCTTCGCCCTGCCTCTGCTCTCTATGCTGGACGCCAAGGACGAAGGCCCCAAGGCCATCATTCTCGCACCCACTCGCGAGCTCGCACTGCAAGTTTCCGAGGCGATTTCCAACTACGGACGCAACCTTAAGAAGCTCGGCGTCACCGCCATCTACGGAGGCACCGACTTCACCCGCCAGTTCCGTGCCCTCGAACGCAAGCCCGCAATCGTAGTGGGCACGCCGGGCCGAATCATGGACCACATTCGCCGCGGTAGCCTCGACCTTTCCCGCATCTCGCACGTCATCCTCGACGAAGCTGACGAGATGCTGCGCATGGGCTTCATCGAAGACGTAGAGTGGATTCTCGAGCATACGCCTGCGGAGCGCCAAACCGCCCTTTTCTCGGCAACTATGCCGCCGCGCATCGCTGCCATCGCCAAGAAGCAGCTTAAGGATCCCGTAACGGTCGCCATCAAGGCCAGCACCGCGACGGTTTCGACCGTGCGTCAACGCTTCATCAAGTGCAACGGAATGCGCCACAAGATCGAAGTCTTGGGCGATCTGCTGGAGACCGAGGAACGCGACGCAGCCATCGTATTCACCCGCACCAAATCGGCAGCCAGCGAGATCGCCGACGAGCTGGCCTCATCCGGGCATGCGGTGGAGGCCATTCACGGCGACATCTCGCAAGGCAAACGAGAGAAGGCAGTTTCCCTGCTCAAGGAAGGCAAGATCGACATCCTAGTCGCAACCGACGTCGCGGCCCGCGGACTCGACGTGGATCGAATCTCCCATGTATTCAATTTCGACATACCGGATGACGCAGAGCCCTACATTCACCGTATTGGCCGGGCAGGAAGAGCGGGTCGAAGCGGCGAAGCTATCCTGCTGCTCACCCGTCGCGACTTCCGCAAGCTGCGCAACATCGAGGATACCACTCGCCAGCAAATGCAGCCCATGCCGCCTCCGTCGCGTGAGCTGATAGCCCAGATACGCCAAACGAAACTCGAGAAGCAGATCGGCGAAATCATCGAAGAAGGAAAGTTCAATCGCGAGCGGACCTCCGTAACCGACGCGTTGGCCAGCCTGGAAACCGACGCTGAAACGCTTGCCGCTGCCTTGCTCAAGATGCTGCAAGCGGGCAAGCCTCGCCCGTCCAGCTCCTCAGCTTCCCTCGACCGTGAACCGCGTCGGGAATCTCGAGGCGCTCGAGGTGACCGCGATTTCGATCGCGGCCCACGTCGTGAGCGGCCTATACGCGATCGTGATCTAGACTCACCTCGTAGTCGCCCCGAACGTGCGGAACGCCCCGAACGTCGCGGCGAAGCTCCTCCGCCAGCGGGCGACATCGAACGCTACCGTGTGGAGGTAGGCCACAATCACCAAGTGAAGCCCGGAAATATCGTAGGCGCCATAGCCAACGAATCCGGACTGGATGCCAAGTTTATTGGTCGCATCGAAATCTACGACGACCACAGCACCGTGGACCTTCCCAAGGGAATGCCCAAGGAAGTGTTGAAGTTGCTCAAGAAAGCCTGGGTATCCGGCCAACAACTACAGATGTCTCGCGTCGGAGAAAAGCGCCGCAACCACTTCGACAAATAG
- a CDS encoding RNA-binding S4 domain-containing protein, with the protein MSEESISERREVTLRGEYVELNKLLKFENVVMSGGEAKQVISSGLVSVDGEVEERVRRKLVAGNRVQVAGLEIAILAKPE; encoded by the coding sequence ATGTCTGAAGAGTCGATAAGTGAACGACGCGAGGTGACGCTCCGCGGCGAGTACGTGGAACTGAACAAGCTGCTGAAGTTCGAAAACGTGGTGATGAGCGGGGGAGAGGCCAAGCAAGTGATTAGCTCGGGCCTGGTCTCCGTAGACGGCGAAGTCGAGGAACGCGTGCGCCGCAAGTTGGTGGCCGGTAATCGCGTGCAGGTGGCGGGCTTGGAAATCGCCATCTTGGCAAAGCCGGAATGA